The DNA sequence CATTTTTCAAGGGGTCATCATCGGTCATCGAAAGGATGTGTCCACACTATAAATGTTTGTTTTGATCACAATTAAAAACGCAATTAACAACAAGATCTTatgattttcaacaaaaaaaaaatgtgtttatGAAATACAAAGCAGACCTTTGACTCTATGGACCTCTAGTGGTTTAAAACCGTACACACCACAACAAGAGATCTAGTGGTTTAAAACCGTACACACCACAACAAGAGATCTAGTGGTTTAAAACCGTACACACCACAACAAGAGATCTAGTGGTTTAAAACCATACACACCACAACAAGAGATCTAGTGGTTTAAAACCGTACACACCACAACAAGAGATCTAGTGGTTTAAAACCGTACACACCACAACAAGAGATCTAGTGGTTTAAAACCATACACACCACAACAAGAGATCTAGTGGTTTAAAACCGTACACACCACAACAAGAGATCTAGTGGTTTAAAACCGTACACACCACAACAAGAGATCTAGTGGTTTAAAACCATACACACCACAACAAGAGATCTAGTGGTTTAAAAACCGTACACACCACAACAAGAGATCTAGTGGTTTAAAACCGTACACACCACAACAAGAGATCTAGTGGTTTAAAACCATACACACCACAACAAGAGATCTAGTGGTTTAAAACCGTACACACCACAACAAGAGATCTAGTGGTTTAAAACCGCACACACCACAACAAGAGATCTAgtggtcgtcgggtaagcttggcgtcgggtaagcttggctttatatatagcttgggctttgtcgagtaaggcttaaactatgtatttagattgtagttaggtattgtaggtaggtatcgtgggttgttgtatgtaattattgtaggttagtattgtattcggctgtgccgggtgtagcacgaagctagctagctagctagctaactcaccacctggactagctggcgagtagctattagcaacggtatagttgtttcacgcctgagagtgcctgtaattacgccagctggctgcctacaataattacatacaataattgcctaccattcagctgttttctaacctcattgtctgaaccgttaacgttaggtagcaagtggctactgtgcttgaaatttagctagcttgttgctacctggatagctactagtaaacaatagctggaacgaccgagcgaacagacgcgaactggctgagtcaattcagtggctagctttgcacttggctagctaacagtagctgctaggggtaagtcataacctacacttgtgttttgttttttacatattgatagcccgagttgttcaaggaattcgggacatgggtgactagttaacgttagtttggctctctctgtgtgttcgtgccatgaaaggaggggttcttctttgtctgaaagcaatggctagctagttagctaactattctagctaactaactggctgaataagttgacgacggactcgctcaagctgtcgggactaacccacaactttagacacggacacgaacgatctgcttgcgtgttgatacactggtggtttgttgtggccgagtattggcgctaaaccgtgttgttggagaccggcatgctagctggctgtggcgtcttatgacgaggtgcccggacgtttttcatggaataatactgcacctagttagctagctgaataaactaagttagtctattcctagaaaacattgaaccgctgtagtttacaacaattatagtttctgaggtggaagttgggagagttatatttgggagttgtggtgagggaggccctgctctctcctttcccagatgtttagttcatttcattccgatctcctctgcattactttagccatctgctgcagcctgtcaactatgcctctgcctatccctgttctctcctctccgcacaggctacacaaacgcctcacaccgcgtggctgctgtctctctaacctggtggtccctgcacgcacgacccacgtggagttccaggtctcaggcagcctctggaactgccgttctgctgccaacaaggcagagttcatctcagcctatgctaccctccagtccctcgacttcttggcgctgacggaaacatggattaccactgaaaacactgctactcctgctgctctctcctcgtctgaccatgtgttctcgcataccccgagagcatctggtcagcggggtggtggcacaggaatcctcatctctcccaagtggacattctcaatttttcccctgacccatctgtctatctcctcatttgaattccatgctgtcacagtcactagcccattttagcttaatatccttgtcatctatcgccctccaggttcccttggagagttcatcaatgagcttgacgccttgataagttcctttcctgaggatggctcacccctcacagttctggggatttcaacctccctacgtctacatttgactcatttctctctgcctccttctttccactcctctcctcttttgacctcaccctctcaccgtccccccctactcacaaggcaggcaatacgcttgacctcatctttactagatgctgttgttctactaatctcactgcaactcccctccaagtctccgaccactactttgtatccttttctctctccctctcctccaacactactcactctgcccctacacagatggtaatgcgccgtcgcaaccttcgctctctctctcccgctactctctcctcttccatcctatcatctcttccctctgctcaatccttctccctccaatctcctgattctttctcctcaaccctcctctcttccctttctgcatcctttgactctctatgtcccctatcctcccggtcggctcggtcctcccctccagctccgtggcttgatgactcattgcgagctcacagaacagagctccgggcagctgagcggaaatggaagaaaactagactcttcatctgtttctgctgctaaggccactttctaccactctaaattccaagcatctgcctctaaccctaggaagctctttgccacattctcttccctgctgaatcctcccccccctcctccctctctgtggatgacttcgtcaaccattttgaaaagaaggttgacgacatccgatcctcgtttgttaagtcaaatgacactgctggtcctgctcacactgccctaccctatgctttgacttctttctcccctctctctccagataaaatcttgcgacttgtgacggcaggccgcccaacaacctgcccgcttgaccctatcccctcctctcttctccagaccatctccggtgaccttctcccttacctcacctcgctgatcaactcatccttgaccgctggctatgtcccttccgtcttcaagagagcgagagttgcaccccttctcaaaaacccaacactgcacctatttgtaagtcgctctggataagagcgtctgctaaatgacgtaaatgtaaatgtaaatgtaaaaccgtACACACCACAACAAGAGATCTAGCGGTTTAAAACCGTACACACCACAACAAGAGCTTaagttgtattttattttaactGACACATTTTAGTGTTGTGTCTATTTAAAAATGCAGGGTTTGCCAGTACAGATAAAACAACTCATGGTCATGGACATGATCTATAGCAGATGCCTAGCTGTAACATAGCTGTCATTGTGGTTCTGTAGTCATTCAGCACAGCTACTGGGTGACTAGACTTCTAATCACTTCCTCTCCAAGGTTTGCATGGATGGGAGTACCCGGAGGGACCAAACCTGGAGCCTTTGTAACATGACTTTGACAGTAAGCATTTGCAGGCATAATCTGACCATGTAGTGTACCGTTATACAGAGAATAAATGTCTATTCACAAAGCAAAAGTCTgatgctttctttctttctttcttacttTTTTCTGTTTTTATGAATAATGTGCagtacatatacagtggcttgtgaaagtattcaccccccttggcatttttcctattttgttgccttacaacctggaattataatggatttttggggggtttgtatcatttgatttacacaacatgcctaccactttgaagatacaaaatattttttttgtgtgaaacaaacaagaattatgacaaaacaaacagataacttgagcttgcataactattcaaccccccttAAAAAACCTAATACCTCTCCTACCCAGCAATGGGTGGTGAGTCTGGTGACTGACATTTACTGACTTGATGTTCCCAAAAGCTACCATGTAAGAACcattgtgtcacggtttcggccgaggctgcctctctcccttgttcgggcaggtttcggcgttcgtcgtctccggaattctagctgccaccgttgtatgttctatgtttcctgtttgattagttttgtctgttagccacacctgtcttgtgttatgtctcattaagcaccctatttagtttccttgttgttagtgtagtgttgtgtgtaattgtttcgtgtcaggtgtttgtgcgttacccgtgtttcggtacgccagttacgattagcttcctcctcggttgaggagagtttttgcgccctgtgtttgtgcgctcgtatttgacgcctgtgtgcgtctgtttggcctcaggccgtttttggattattttgctctcactagtaaagtcttgttggactgtacatctgcttctgcgcctgattccacaccacaccattacTACACCGTGacacattgtaaaaaaaaaaaacagccctTCCTAATAAGTGCACAGCTAAAAATGATCCCTTTGAAAACATTTGAATAAGACTGTTGTTTAAAGGTGCAATCTGTTTGATCTCAATGTGAATTGCTGCCAGGTTATAGGACACACAGTAAATCAATAATTAAATGATGACAACGGAAATAACAGATTTAAATCTAGAATATCAAGGCGTTGGTGCAACACTTTCAACATTACCACCAATCACTTCTTTAGGTTATTTTTTGCTGGTCTCAAAATTAGATTTTAACAATGGATGTCCAAGAGCGGTTCTGAGTTGAGACAGTTGCTCTAGACCCCTAAGAAAGTGATCAAGTACTCTGGATATGCCTGACAGTCATGGAAGACTACGAACTCGGTTGGATCAGATGGGTCGTTTGTCGTACTGTCATGGCGCCGAATCGTTGAATCGCCTTTCAATGGAGGTTCTAGCATCCCCTCTTTTCCCTGTGTGAAGTGTCCAGTCAGAACACGACACAGGTACATAAACTTCCTCCCTTCGCCATCCGGTTTTGAGTATTTGTCATCAGCAGAGTAGCTGGCATTGACTGCGAAGTAGGTGCCTCTTCCATATAGTGCATCTGTAGAAAGATTATGACACATTACTGACACTATTACCACAGAAGAGAGAAACACAAGCTAAATATAAGGATTCTTGAAAAGTTATATAAAGTTCTACTTTAGTCAAGACTTTCCTGTTTTGGACTTTATCCTTTGGCACATCTTACCATTTTTCCCAGCGTAGCTCCGATTGAAACCATGGTCGTTGATGTGACCTATGGTTGTGTGGCTGGTTGCATGGAAAAGACGTCTCTCATTGATCATGCCATCATTCCTGCCGTCGATGTCTTGTTTCTTGATCTGGAAGTTTTTCCACAGGTTTGGGTTCTGGATCCTTTCAATCTAAGGGAAGGAGAAAAACACACATATTACAGTAATTGGCAAGACATTCAATAACCTCCAATACCTTGGCTTACACACAGCTGCACATTTACAGTTATAACCACTAAGGAAGTCACTTTAGAACAAGAGGTACCTCAATGATAGTATTGCCTGGACAAGAAGCCCGGAACAGGCGTAGGACTTCACCATGCTCTGTGCTTCCTGGCTGGATTTGGTAGCGCCGGACAGAGTTGGTGGCTGGCATGGCTTGCCAATCCTGAGGGAGGTTATCCTGTTGCTCTGGAGATAACAATATAAGATCGGTCATAGGGCCAATGACAACTTCATTACAGGAGGCTTTTAAAATATTACTTTACATCACGCCCATTTCCACATAATGCTCTGAGTACAGAGTCAAGTAGAATGTAAGATCATAGTACCTGGTAAGCCTAAGGTGGTTATCCACTGCTGAAGTTGTGGATAGGTGTCATTCACATCACTTTCTTTGAGAGTATCAAGGAACTGGAGACCTGTTGTTTCTTTTTTGCCAAGGATCTTATCAATCAGTTTGATGACTTTATCCTCTGGCTCTGGGACACTCATAAGGCTTTGATACTCCCTGTCTTTGATAATGCCTTTACAATGCAGATGTTGAAGAATGAAGGATGGATCTGATCGAAGCCAGTCAATGAGGTCCACCTTATTTTCCGTTATTTTCCGCATTGCAGGCCCCtaaaaaagcaaaaaaaaaatacGTTTCAGCTGTGAAATAATATTTATACGCACAGTATGATAGTAATTGACCTTCTGTCAGTTTGAGCACCTGCCCACACCAAAGCtctgtgcacagccctgtacAATACACAGGTTTAAGCCCAAATTACAAGGTGATTACCCTGTAAGAAGTTTACGGACAATGTAAGAAAGCATGCTTTGGTTTTGTGTACCTAGCCATAGTCTCTTATTAGCATTTGTGTCCCAAAAACAATGCAAATCAATATC is a window from the Coregonus clupeaformis isolate EN_2021a chromosome 23, ASM2061545v1, whole genome shotgun sequence genome containing:
- the LOC121536483 gene encoding protein mono-ADP-ribosyltransferase PARP15 isoform X2, translating into MEFLKSKKTDLCLWLSKDPEYIIEKCEDILSVKQGKAVSNQATVPAKICLLLDTIMEKGECACVEFHEILKKEQARYPDLQQHFSKCTQGSNQGQTQPRADVVATNNSHVSAEVIKDCEVGGNLDMSWTQTPAPAPVRQASQCPGPSEPKKTKFTKPPLPLQGPAMRKITENKVDLIDWLRSDPSFILQHLHCKGIIKDREYQSLMSVPEPEDKVIKLIDKILGKKETTGLQFLDTLKESDVNDTYPQLQQWITTLGLPEQQDNLPQDWQAMPATNSVRRYQIQPGSTEHGEVLRLFRASCPGNTIIEIERIQNPNLWKNFQIKKQDIDGRNDGMINERRLFHATSHTTIGHINDHGFNRSYAGKNDALYGRGTYFAVNASYSADDKYSKPDGEGRKFMYLCRVLTGHFTQGKEGMLEPPLKGDSTIRRHDSTTNDPSDPTEFVVFHDCQAYPEYLITFLGV
- the LOC121536483 gene encoding uncharacterized protein LOC121536483 isoform X1, which codes for MEFLKSKKTDLCLWLSKDPEYIIEKCEDILSVKQGKAVSNQATVPAKICLLLDTIMEKGECACVEFHEILKKEQARYPDLQQHFSKCTQVSSSPTVYADCNSTVDMRKVTKVRTKKDLIMHKTFQSGGMNLSGSNQGQTQPRADVVATNNSHVSAEVIKDCEVGGNLDMSWTQTPAPAPVRQASQCPGPSEPKKTKFTKPPLPLQGPAMRKITENKVDLIDWLRSDPSFILQHLHCKGIIKDREYQSLMSVPEPEDKVIKLIDKILGKKETTGLQFLDTLKESDVNDTYPQLQQWITTLGLPEQQDNLPQDWQAMPATNSVRRYQIQPGSTEHGEVLRLFRASCPGNTIIEIERIQNPNLWKNFQIKKQDIDGRNDGMINERRLFHATSHTTIGHINDHGFNRSYAGKNDALYGRGTYFAVNASYSADDKYSKPDGEGRKFMYLCRVLTGHFTQGKEGMLEPPLKGDSTIRRHDSTTNDPSDPTEFVVFHDCQAYPEYLITFLGV